The proteins below come from a single Benincasa hispida cultivar B227 chromosome 4, ASM972705v1, whole genome shotgun sequence genomic window:
- the LOC120076108 gene encoding uncharacterized protein LOC120076108 translates to MSLAQAGEERLLKLQELERRLEAYENSRFYKEKTKLIHHKGLVRKDFKVGQKVLLFNLHLQLMPVEIRGLETGKEFKVNGHRLKIFNEGEVNLALSSLALTSPSFT, encoded by the exons ATGAGTTTAGCCCAAGCCGGTGAAGAAAGGCTTCTAAAACTACAAGAGTTGGAAAGAAGACTTGAAGCCTACGAGAACTCTAGATTCTACAAGGAAAAAACCAAATTGATTCATCATAAGGGTCTCGTGAGGAAGGACTTCAAGGTCGGTCAAAAAGTGTTGCTTTTTAATTTGCACCTCCAACTCATGCCAG TTGAGATTAGGGGCTTGGAGACTGGAAAGGAATTCAAGGTGAATGGGCACCGTCTCAAGATTTTCAATGAAGGGGAAGTGAACCTTGCTCTCTCAAGCTTGGCTTTGACTTCACCCTCATTCACTTAA